The DNA window CGCGCTGGCCAAcgcctcgtcgattttgtcCTCATCTTCCTTGCACTTGGCCAACTCAATGTGAACTTTACAGCGAAGATCATAGAGCATGCTagggaaaacgacgtcgcgaggTCAACAACTCTCACCCACCGCAGGTCGCCCGTGGCGTTGAAGGAGAAAGTCTCTAGAAGTTTTTCGTCCAGAGTTTCGACCTAAAAGCATTGCCCTAGCAACCAAACGCGAAAATTGCGAAGTCATGCCTTTGCTTTCGAAGATGAATTGAATTCCTTGACCGTGGCAAGAAAACTAGCATAGTCTTCCTAATAAAATTATCGATTTCAGTCAGGTTTTTAAAAACTTCAATTAGAAGGTGTACCTTGTTTCTTGGTTTCGGTAGAGCGCCAGATGTAGCTTGAAAATGATGCAAAGCCTTGGCAAGAAAAAAcagtcaaagaagaagaatattTCATCAATTAAAATACTAACCTGGAATGCAACGTGAAGTTGAGACATTCGATCCATCTTAGCAAAATCCGATATCACGTACTCGGGCTCGTCAAGCGAATCCTTCAAAGATTTCTAAGAGGAGAGATAGAGATAGGGAAACATATATCTAAAATTCGTTCATTCATAATACGAAATTGACGGTGAGTGGCTGTTTGACttgaacggcgacgccgcccttttggtaagaagaaaacgacgacgtgtcgCCAATGCTGAAACTGTACGGGCCAAGAGGCTTGACTTCCATAGGAGTACAGTCATTCAATTCCGTCATTCCCTAAAAAGAGATAAATAGGACATATACGTATTCtgtgtctctctctctccttacTTGAACTTCTGAGAATGTGACGAAGTCTCCCGTCGAAAATCCATGCCGCGAATCGTCGGGACACGTCACTACGCCCACTTTATCCTGCGTCACGTGAGTCACAAGACTGACGATGGGCTGTTCGCCCGTCGGATCCGAAACGACAAACTTCTCGCCAAAATCGCAGAATATgtgcctaaaaataaatactcaTATATccaataataatattatCAATTATTATCATTGAACCCGAATAGTCCAAAactttcggcgacgatcaaATGAATTCCATTTCGATGAGCGAAATCGCCGAGACGACACTGTTCCtccagcgacgacgtcgccaagaCGACCACCTGAAACTTTGCAACAAAG is part of the Oscarella lobularis chromosome 6, ooOscLobu1.1, whole genome shotgun sequence genome and encodes:
- the LOC136188383 gene encoding ubiquitin-like modifier-activating enzyme 1; this encodes MTEAREIDEGLYSRQLYVLGHDAMRRMGASNVLISGMRGLGVEIAKNVILSGVKSVTIHDTGNVAIADLSSQFFLKKDDIGKNRAAVSLPRLAELNTYVPLTSHTETLTEDFVAKFQVVVLATSSLEEQCRLGDFAHRNGIHLIVAESFGLFGHIFCDFGEKFVVSDPTGEQPIVSLVTHVTQDKVGVVTCPDDSRHGFSTGDFVTFSEVQGMTELNDCTPMEVKPLGPYSFSIGDTSSFSSYQKGGVAVQVKQPLTVNFKSLKDSLDEPEYVISDFAKMDRMSQLHVAFQALHHFQATSGALPKPRNKEDYASFLATVKEFNSSSKAKVETLDEKLLETFSFNATGD